The DNA region GGCACGGCTGTGCGTACAGATcctgctgcgctggccgAGAGCGCCGAAAACATGTCCGTCAGGGAACGCTGCGATGACGCCAACGTCCCTCCGTCAGCATGGCCTGTGATGCCGTCGTTGCCCCCTTCCGTCGCCTGCAGTGGACGCAGACGAAGTCCGATGATCGAGAGCTCAATGACATGGAGGGGAGGCATCGTCAACACACCGCTCGAAGGCACGGCAATGCCCGTTGGTGCATCGGGTGCTTCACTCGGAGGATTAGTGGGAATATGCTGCGACGGCAGTGGTGCCGGCGATCCCGGCCTCCGCTCGCCTTCCTTGCCCCTCGTGGTCACCTCTCGCATAAGCTTCACAAACTCACGCAACCCCATACCTGCGATCTCGCTGGCGTCCCGCACGTTCGTCGGAAGGGGCACTTGCGCGCGATAGGATCGAGTGTGCTGCCCACGACGCGCCTGCTCAGGGGTGACGTACGCACGCAACACAAGCACCAAACTTCGGCCCTCTTTGTGGTAGCACGACTCGTACTCGCTCAACCGGTGCCACAGCTCCCCTGCCAGAGGCGCCATccacagctgcgccgcggacCACGAGCTGCACGCTGGGTGGAAGATCTTACTCGCCTTCATCCCCCGCGGCAACGCCGGATCAGCGACAGTGTCGCTACCCAAGCCGCGCAAGCGGTAGAAGGCGTACACACCCGTTCTGCTCTGGGCAACCATGCCgtcctcgccaccgccaccattGTCGACTTTGGTGTCCCCCCTGCAAGCCGCAGAGGCTTCATCGACGTGGCCCTCCCTGTCACCCTCAgcatcctcgccgtcgcccgcATCACACGTCCCGTcaagcttgcgcagctgcgcaagcggcACAAGCCACGCCTCGCGGCACTCCGTCACACCGCCGCACACAGCGctcacagcggcgccgagctTGCCACCAAACCCGCGCAGCCCACTCAGCGGCAGCTCAAACAGCGCACTCGCACTCCGGtcaggcagcagcagcgtctgctgGTTCGGCTTGTGCGTCGCGCTGATGCACTTCGCAAGCACGCGGTTGTGCGCAATCCCAGCAGAGCAGTCGTAGTGCAGCTCCGCGTagatgcgctgccgcagccggtgcacaacgcgcgatgcagcgcacagcagcaggcacCGCTCCGCGTACGCAGCGTCGTCCGCGCCAACGCAGAAGGCGCGGCTTCCCTCCAGCTCAGCCCCGCACTCGCCACGCACCAGGGCCCGCATCGGCTCGTCGAACACAGCAGCCAGCGacgtcccgcgggcgctgagccacgcctccatctccgcgCGCCGGTCCTCAATCAGCCGCGTCGACGGCTCCATCACGTCCTCCAGCGGGTCCAGCGAGGcacccgcggcggcagcgcgcacctccgccagTTCCCgtcgcgccgcctccgtcacgtCAACGTACGCCTCGTCAATGCCGGCCTTCCCGACAACCACCCCGGGCTCCGCACGGAGAATGGCAAAGATCTGTCGGCTCGCGTGCCGGTACGGCTCCAAGGACACCTTGTGTGTGTTGATGTGCGGAGCCTCGGGGTAGCAGTACTCGGACTCGCCCATGGCGTATGTGGCGATGTGCGACATCCGAACATCCGGCAGCTCGCGCCTTACCTCGTCCGGCGAGAGGCAAAACCGCCTCACCCCACGCGCACGGGCCGGGTAGTTCACCGCGATGAAGCTGCCCCATTGCACGAGCGCAAACGGCGTCACGCGGCAGTCCACGCCgaggcgcaccgcctccacctgaGCGTAGAAGCAGTCCATGTCCATGTGCGCGATGCACCGCATCGCGTCAGCGCTGCACAGGCAAGAAACTCGCGGCGAAGACCTGCAGCGGGCATCTTCCCCGGTGTCACTGGGGCCTGCACCGCACCGGGACAACATCCGCACCCGACAATGGCCATACACGCTGCGTGAGGCGCTTATCCAACAGTGACAATCGAGGCGCAGCGAGAAAGTGAGAGCAGGACGGGGGGCAGTGGACTCGTACAGGGATGGGGACGTGGCGGGGTCTTCAATGGGAGACTCACCAACACATGGGTGTGCATTCTTGCACAAtcctgccgcggcgacaCTCCGGCACCTGTCCGCGCGCCCCAACTCATCCGATCTGAGCAGGGTGGCGGAGAGGGGTAGTGGCGGAatacgcacacgtgtgcatgAAAGTGCGCACTCACAGCGTTCCGCAGTCGCTCCGCTCACGTCTCTAACAGAGAGCATTGccactctctccctctctgcgctGCTCTCGCCGCCAGTTTCACACTTTTTAGTCGTGGATGTGCACCGCCCAAAGTGCATGGAaagaacagcagcacgggAGCAGTGGTGAACCAttccacatacacacacacacacacatatacatacacacgtacacacacaggggGGAAAGAGATGCACATTCCTCATGCCCACCCCGTGATGCGCTCCGCGTACTGCTTCTCTCCTCTATACCTTCTCCCACTCACGCACGCCTCGTCGATTCGACCGATAAGCAAGCGTGCAGGCATGCTGGAGGACTTGCACATGTCGTGACAGCGTGACAGAGCCAAAATAAGCTGCAGAGGGTGCTGAGCTAGTACGTGTGTCCGGCTCAGTCGATGATCGTTACACCATCGTCGCCCTCCACACCGCCGTTGTCTTCGACCACTTCGACAGTGTTGgcaggcgcaggcgatgATGGAGGTGCTGTTAAAAATGGCAGTGCCAGTGCTGatcgcggcggctgtggtACAATGTGGTGGTGGCCTCCAAGATGGCGTTGGTGCTCTTCATGATACTCGGTAGCATCGCGACTCTCCCCTTGGCTCTCCTCAGTCGCTGCCTTGCCAGCTGGGAGCGGGGAGCAGAGGTGCGGCGtttgtggtggtgatgctgcgcctgctgcctcGCATGGCGAGCTCTTGCACACATCCAGCGCCCGCACCTTAGCCACGCAGCGCGTCTCTGGCACGACATCACGCTCAGGCAGCGGAGGAGTTCGGTCGATCAGCACTACGGTGCTCATGTCGCCACTGTTGGAGCTCATACTAtgtgaggagagagagaggataACGGCATCGTCCTCGATGTGCACGGATCCGTTGCTGTCGGAGTCGTCCAGCCCGCTCCCATCACTGCtgagcacctccgccacgtTACCGCCGCTCCGCTGATGCATTGCACCAGCAGCCCCGCCGTCAGCAGCTGAAGCGGCTAAGAAGGAAGCCAGGAGCGTCTGCTGGCGCAGATGCCCTCGCGCGGCTAGCCGCTGACCAGCACTAGTACGGTTGCCAGGAGTGGCAGCGAGAGGTGCCACAGAGCCAGTTGCCCCGGTGCCGTCCGAGACGAAGCCGCCGATCGTCAAGGTTACGGagtccgctgcggcgcccgGCTTGTTGCGGAACACCGCCTGCACCTCCCGCATGGCCACCGCGGCCAGTATGTCCGGCTGCATGGCCTCCGGTAGCGCGACGGTATGGCTTGACAGACCGCCCGTACTCCGGAACCCGTCATTGCCGAGCTTGATGTTGAAGCTGCGCCCTCGTATCTGGTATAGAGCGGTGAACTCCTCGTAGCGGGAGCACAGCTCGCTAGTCAAGACGATGATCCAGCGCCGCACCATCTCCACGGAGGTGGTGATGCGCCCGAAGTTCTTGGACGCGATGATGGTCTTGGACAAAGGGCGGTTCAAGATTGTGTCTTCGGCCAGGCCGCGCAAGCGGTAGAAGACGTACAGCGATGTGGTGTGTGCGACCAAGCCTTGAAGGTCCCTCTCCAGAgatgccgaggcggcgcgccccCGTTTCCTGGCTATTGGTCGACGTTTTCGCCCCTCCCTGTCACCCTCAgcatcctcgccgtcgcccacATCACACGTCCCGTcaagcttgcgcagctgcgcaagcggcACAAGCCACGCCTCGCGGCACTCCGTCACACCGCCGCACACAGCGctcacagcggcgccgagctTGCCACCAAACCCGCGCAGCCCACTCAGCGGCAGCTCAAACAGCGCACTCGCACTCCGGtcaggcagcagcagcgtctgctgGTTCGGCTTGTGCGTCGCGCTGATGCACTTCGCAAGCACGCGGTTGTGCGCAATCCCAGCAGAGCAGTCGTAGTGCAGCTCCGCGTagatgcgctgccgcagccggtgcacaacgcgcgatgcagcgcacagcagcaggcacCGCTCCGCGTACGCAGCGTCGTCCGCGCCAACGCAGAAGGCGCGGCTTCCCTCCAGCTCAGCCCCGCACTCGCCACGCACCAGGGCCCGCATCGGCTCGTCGAACACAGCAGCCAGCGacgtcccgcgggcgctgagccacgcctccatctccgcgCGCCGGTCCTCAATCAGCCGCGTCGACGGCTCCATCACGTCCTCCAGCGGGTCCAGCGAGGcacccgcggcggcagcgcgcacctccgccagTTCCCgtcgcgccgcctccgtcacgtCAACGTACGCCTCATCCACGCTGCCTTTCTCAACTTGTACTCCGGGAGTTGCAGCGAGGATCGAGAAGATCTGTCGGCTCGCGTGCCGGTACGGCTCTAGAGATAGCTTGTAGGAGTCCTGCACGGGATGCGGGTGGTACTGGCTCACAGCCTCGCCCATGCGATAGCTGGGTGAAAGCGCAACAATGAGTCCAGGGCACAGTGCCTGTGCCTCCGACACGTTGCTGAACCGCCTCACCCCACGCGCACGGGCCGGGTAGTTCACCGCGATGAGGCTGCCCCACTGAGAAAGCACGAGAGGCGTCACGCGGCAGTCCACGCCgaggcgcaccgcctccacctgaGCGTAGAAGCAGTCCATGTCCATGTGCGCGATGCACCGCATCGGATCCGCACCGGGCAAAGAAGTAGGGAGAAGTGCcatggcgcagcggcgcgtcgaAGGATGGAAACTAGagtgtgcacgcgtgcatgcgccTGTGTTTTGTGGGCGACACAACAGCACCCCCACCTGCGTGTCCACCTGTACTCTCAGTGAGGAGAGCAGAAagaggtggaggcgatgTTGGACGCCGCCACTCCGTGCACCCGGAGAGCAGTGCTGCGCccaacagagagagaagaggatgGAAAGAGCAATGGGCAGATGACAAGTGTGGGAGAGTACCCTTCACCTCACACAAGGAGAAAGGAAGAGATGGTGGCATCAACGGAGAAGATGTCAAGAGCGTGAGAAGAACGATGTGGGCGCGTGGAGGGTCACCGCGCATCTCCCAGCGGACACTCGCTCACACTAAGAGAAGGTAGTTGAGAGGTAGGGGCTGCCTCGGCAACCCCGCAACGGGAACGAAAAGAACGCGAGACGCACGTGAGACCGCACACGTCGTTTTCGCCATCTGCATGgaagtgcgtgcgtgtgcgtgtgtgtgtgtgtgtgtgtgcatgtgtgtatggcgcacacacagacacacgcacacaacggcgtgcctgcgcacgcgctgcagcccaGAAGACAGCACGAACGAAAAAGTAAGGAAGACATCCAGCGAAGAAACACAGGGAGTCGAGCTGCAAAACCGAAGCCTGCcaagggaagggggacggaggagggagaggacagAGACGGCGCCACGTGGAGGGGTGCGAGAAAAAAGGAGCAGCCCGTGCACCACGTTTTTTTTGGCCTGTGTACTTCCTTTCTCAACTTTCTTTGTGGGCAGAAGCCAcaatggtggtggtggtggtgatcgGCACACAAAGTAAGACGGAAGCTCCGCTGCAGACGCAGTCATCATCCACCTGGAGCCTGCGAGCGTTCCTTCTTCGCCAGAGATCAGCTGAGAGACGCTGCGACGCACCTATGAGGATTGAAAACGGAGAAGAACGGCTAATGCACAGAtaaagcgagagcgagagagacgtgaATCACCGCTGAGTTCACGAAAGGCTtcgcacacagacagatgTGTATAAGGAGAGACCAAGTACACACGGACAAACACGTGAAAGCACGCATCTATGCGtcaccaccgtcaccaccacgcccccctcccctctctccctttcacATTACATTCCCCTGTATCCGCCACCCATGGTgtctgtgcatgcgtgctgGATGAAGCATGCCAAGACGCGTACGCGTGAGCTGAGCGGGGGAAGACGGGAAGGGAGAGGCGCTTTCGTCGGCTGCCCACGGACCCGTTCTCCGCCGCACAACACGAGGTCGAACGTCTCTCCTACGCCCCGCCAGTGTCGCAGGCCCAACCTCGCGTGGCCCGAtggcagccgtagacacacacacgcgccacagcaatgcgccgacccagccatcggacagcacggcccctgcccccacccacgcccacaACCCGTGCCTCGCgggtcgccgcgcagccgcgcccaccatgccggccgccaccgggtgcatccccctcgcggtggcgcccaGGAGccccccacaccagtgggcggTGCGAGGGCCCGGGGATGGGTGGGAGACGCTCGGGTCACGATGACGCTCTACCCATTGCGTGGATGGCGAAGATCTGCCTCACTGTCGCGGGTCACTCCGACGCAACGTCGTCCAGgaccccaccgccggcaccagcagaagcggctggGCActtggcaggggataggaGAGGGGGCTGCCCGGCTCtcccacacagagagagtgggTGGTGAAGTGTCACACCCCCTTCACCCGCCATCACGGTGAAAGGCGGATGGCGAACaaccaacaaaaaaaatgacagaaagagaggaggaaacaGTAGTGGGAGtgcaccacacacacgcacacgcggaTGAGAGATGCCGCCAAAGAGGGagcgcgcacagacacacatacgcacaagACCGTCCTCTTCGATGCTGCACCCACTTATGTGATCACCGTCGGTGTCTTGCGGCCAGTCAGAGATTCCATCTTGGACACCTGCAGTGCAACTCCAATGAGAGCCTTCAGCGCGGTGCTCGCAGTTGGCAGCGTCTTCTCCGCCAAGTGCGACTTCACCGTGGCTGAGTCCATATACTGCTCCAGGTAGAGCCGGATGGTGGCGCCagaggagccggtgccgctcAGCCGCAGCACGAAGCGCGACCCGTCCTCgaagagcacacgcacgccctgCTTCGTCGAGACGGAGCCATCGATAGGATCAGTGTAGCTGAAGTTGTCGATCGTCTTGCACGCGACTCCGTTGAGATTCGGCACGTCGTCCACCACTGTATTCTCGACCGTGTCCATGACGGCCTTCGCGGCCTCGGCGGAAACGTCCTCGTAGTCGTATCGGCTGTAGTAATTGCGGCCATACGTCGCCCAGTGCTCCTCCACAATCTGCTGGACGCCGACCAGCGGGGTGCCAGGAGCGTTGCGCTTCGCGATCACCGACAGCCAGAAGAGCGACGCCCAGATACCGTCCTTCTCACGGATGTGATTGCTGCCCGTGCCGAAGCTCTCCTCGCCGCAGAGCAGAGGGTTGAAGTCCTTGCCCCCGTAGAGGTCCTTGCTGTCCATGAGGTTGCCAAAGAACTTCCACCCCGTAGGGACCTCGAAGAGCGCGAAGTCGtgtgccgcagcgacgcggtCGACCGCACCGCTCGTCGGCATCGACCGCGCCACGGCCTTGAGCCCGGAGCTACTGCTTTGGGTGAAGAAGGGCACGCAGTCGGCGTTGGCAGCCAGCACGGCAAGTGAGTCGGACGGGTTCACGAAGAAGCGGCAGCCGAGGATCATGTTGCGGTCCGCATCCCCATCAAACGCGACACCGAAGCTGGGCACTGTGCTGATGTGCTTCATCGCGGGGTTCGCGTTGCCGTCCGGCAGCAGCCCCATCACATGCACCAAGTCGGCCGCGTACGTGAGATTCGGATCGGGGTGGCAGCCGCCAAAGTCGGGCAGGACGTTCGTGCGGAATAGGGAGGTCTTGGGCACACCAAGGCCCTCGTGAAAGATGCGGTCAACGTATGGGCCGCTGACGCCGTGAAGGCTGTCCACGTGGACCTTGAAgtcgaggcgctgcacgagTGCCCTGATGGCCTCGAAGTCGAACACCTCCTGCATGTACGCAGCGTAGTCAGCCAAGCTGTCAACCACCTCCACCTGGAAGTTGTAGTCGTCAAAGGTGTAGGTACCAAGGGTGTGGATGTCCAcctccggcagcgtcggGGCCATCTTGATGTGCGTAATCTTGACCGTCTCCTCGTAGATCTGGGACGTCAGCTTCTCTGGGGCCGGGCCGCCGTTCTCAGAGTTGTACTTGATGCCAAAGTCGGCGTCCGGGCCACCGGGATTGTGGCTGGCCGTCAAGATAAAAGCACCGGTCGCCTTGCGCCCGTCCGCGtcacggcgacgacgcaccATTGTTGAAACGGCCGGCGTCGAGAGAAGCCCGTGCTgacccacccacacacaccgcacCCCATTCGCGGCGGAGACCTTCAGGAtcacctgcaccgcctcggAAGTGTAGTAGCGTCCATCGCCTCCCACGACGAGCACATCTGGCACGGCGCCTTGGCGATGCAGAGCGTTGAAGGTGCTCTGCACAAAGTTCGCTGTGTAGTTCGGCTGCTGAAACACTGTGACCTTCTTGCGCAGCCCCGATGTGCCCGGCTTCTGGTCCTTGTACGCTGTCGTTGTCACCTCCATCTGTGCTTGACGAAGGTGCAGGTAGTGTAGGGAGAACGCGGTGGGAGAGGGCTGGGCAAAGCGAAAGACTGGCAAGGAGGCCTGACGCgggaggagatggcggcggtATCGAAACGTGATGTTGTAGggcgtcggaggaggaggaagcacGGGAGGGGAGCTGAAGACTCTTGCCCGTCGCCGTGGTAATGCCTGCGTGGGGCGCTGATGATGGGCAGTAGCGGTGGCgaagcgggggggggggcaattCGTGAACGGATGCGAGACGGGGCGCTTATACGACAGCGAACGAGGTGATTCGTATCACGTGGGCTTCTTGAACGTTGGACTTCTTCAAGCAAACACCAAAGGAGGTAAaacgtatgcgtgtgcgtgtgtgcgttggccagtggagagaggggcatcacgaagaggagaggagcgcgTAGGCAGATGAGCGTCAAGGCAAGAAGAACACATGACGCACGCAGCACCCTTGTCGTCACTGCAGATGTACAGACTCTGCCAGCAGATGTCGGATGCGCCACCcacgtgagtgtgtgcgccagtgtcggcgcctgcgcacggATGGCATGCTGCTGCTATTAACGCCGGCGTTGGCTTTCTACCCAGTCCACATGCAATGCccttcaccaccacaccTCACGCAGGCGGACGGCGGTGTTGCGGAGAGATGATCGTCTTGAGCGAGCCAGCGACATGCATGGCCAACTTCATCACTGTGACATCAGCGCACCGTCATGTACAGAAACGCACAACAGATGAGAACGGTGCCTACGCCCACGACAAGCAGCAAAGGTGGGATGACATGGGGAGGCATGAGGGGCCTGCGGGGTTTGGtagagcagcagtgccgggCCGTCTTCCTCCCACGCACTCCTTTCCCGGTCCCATAGCCTTCCGGCGGGCCCTTTGGTCCCTATCCGGAGCCGTGcgggcgctggcggcagaCTACGTAAAATGTGGAGCGGTCGCataccgccgcctccgcaacCCCCACCGCAAGTGCGTCACTCAACCCCGAAGCCCTCCTtggcacgccgccgcaccccATCGTTTACGGCAGCAGGGTAGCTCTTCAGAATCTGACGTAGCTCCTGTGGAGGCAAGTCCTGGCGGCGCATCAGTGTGCTGAGAAGCTGCGGGTTGCACCGAGTGCCACGGCGTACGCACGCCCGAAAAACAGCGACAGCCTCTGACCAGTCCGCAGCCGCGTCGATCACCAGACACGCAGGATAGGTGcccagcggcggtgcggggcGTGGAGGGGACGCGCTGTCGTAGCGGACACCGTCCCGCGGCACCAGGAGCTCGAGCACTGTGCGCGCATAAAACATAGCGCTGTCCTTGGAAGGGCTTCCAGGGAGGGGGTCAGACCCTATCTGCAAGCAGCTCGAGGGAGGGTGCGAGACTGACGGCACGGGAGGCAGTGCGGGCCGCGCAGTCACGAGGCTGCGTGTGGCATACTTTTGAAACTCTGGTAGCGGAAAGCGGTAGTACAAGGCCAGAGCTGCCTCCCACCGGCCGTTTGCCGCCCACTCCTTCCCCGCCTCACTCAGCTGCACCTCATCCAGGCGCACACCGCCAGCGAGGGCGCCGGCGATTTGGCGAAGCAAGGAGGCAGTGGAGTGGCGGGAAGAGACTAAGCGGCACCACGGCCGCGACACCTGCGGTACCACACGGTGCAGATACGACGCCGGCACGGCAGTGCGCTGGACACAGTCGAAGGAagccgctgcgtcgcctccgcgATGTAAGTCGCCGGTGTTATTGCCGCTTCTCTGCGGCACAGCACTGGAGGTGTCACGATGAAGCTGCGAAAGTCGCTCCAGGGCAGCCctccagctgccgcggctgatCACCCACGTGGTCAGTTGACGGTGTAGCCGCGCATCGCGCACCTCAGCGCGATTTAGCGTATCCACTGTGGCCTCCCACGAGTGTGGGGTGCAAAGGCCAGCCGCACGGCCGTAAAGCAACGCGATATCTGGAGTCAACCGACGCGACTGTGACAGTGTCAGAACATGGCGGCACAGTACATGGGGTGCTGTGACAGACGCAGCGGAGGGTAGTCTCGTCACcgcgcgcaacgccgcgcacacgctcagCGCGGATGGAGCTACATCCTCTGCCGCCTGCCGCGTTAGCatgtcctcctcttccctcgtgcgctgcaggagccGCTGGCGCTTGTGGTCACGCAGCCAAGAGAGCTCACGCCGATCGCGTGCGGAGTAGCGCCGCGCAGGAGACGGCTCCATCCTTTCTAGCTGCTCCGCCAACGACGTCCCCTGAGCCGAGGCGGGCAGCGGCCCCCCGGCACTGCCGATGACAGAGGACAGAGCGGCACGGCTTCCCCAGTGGCAGAAAGGCCCGACGTCGTGTAAGATGCGGTGCCGgagcgtgcgcagctcctgcacccgTTCCACACATGCTTGAGGGAGAGGCGACGGCAGGCAGGCAAGCAATCGCGCCGCTGTCTCCCACCCACACCACTGCGTCGCACTTAGAAACACCTGTTGCTGGATGGGAGTGCTGGGCGTCGCCAGTCCCAAGGCCTCACACGGTCCAATCGATGCCAACTGCCTAGACGAGCCTGACGCTGGGTGGCTCTTGCTCTGGGAAAGCTGCTGCAGTGACAGCAGCAAAGCCTCCATCGAACTCTCGAAAACATCAATAGGCAGTTGCGCATGGCGGGCGATGGTGTCCACTGTCTTGCACACCTCCTGCGGGTGTCGGAGCGCGTCTGATGGGCGGAGTAAACaaagcgctgctgcccacgagtgcggcgccgcagcctgGGCGAGCGCAACGCATGCAACACGCATGGACGGTTCAGCAGGCAGGTGTTGTTCCTGCAGGGCCATCAGCCCACGCACCCACCGCCCGGCATGGGCACACTCAAGCACAAAGGAGGAGATAGCGGACATGCTGGATGACAGCAACAACTGGCCAGCTCCACCCACGCACAGCGTGAGATAAACCTTGCCTacgctccctctctgctgCGGTTGCCTTCCTGTGAGAaagacggagggagggagggaagaagagaagcgtggctgctgctgctgctcgcccaCTCTCTGTCTCTGAACTGCAAGGCAAGGGAAAATAAAGTGCGCCAGCGATGCGATTGCATAaacgcacgtgtgcgcgcacgcgtcgaacgaggaggaggagaggagaacaGCTCAAGACGCACATACTCGAGAGAGACCGAAAGCACATGGAAAGGGTACGAGCGCCTCCCCCGCCTCAgccccttttctctctgtggAAGGAACGACTTCATATGCGCCCCATACGCAGTAGATGTTGGCCAGGGAAGAGCGGAAGGCCATCCCATGCAATtgcgagcgtgtgtgcttctGTGTTTGCTTTGCTGAATGGCTGCACAACGACAGGGCATCGGAAGACACGATGAGAGgcttccttcctccctcacaTATCCATTTCTCCGCCGCACAACACGAGGTCGAACGTCTCTCCtacgcctcctcctccgtcacaGGCCCAACCTCGCGTGGTCCGATGGCAaccgtagacacacacacgcgccacagcaatgcgccgacccagccatcggacagcacggcccctgcccccacccacgcccacaACCCGTGCCTCGCgggtcgccgcgcagccgcgcccaccatgccggccgccaccgggtgcatccccctcgcggtggcgcccaGGAGccccccacaccagtgggcggTGCGAGGGCCCGGGGATGGGTGGGAGACGCTCGGGTCACGATGACGCTCTACCCATTACGTGGATGGCGAAGATCTGCCTCACTGTCGCGGGTCACTCCGACGCAACGTCGTCCAGgaccc from Leishmania major strain Friedlin complete genome, chromosome 21 includes:
- a CDS encoding putative DNA polymerase eta, with the translated sequence MLSRCGAGPSDTGEDARCRSSPRVSCLCSADAMRCIAHMDMDCFYAQVEAVRLGVDCRVTPFALVQWGSFIAVNYPARARGVRRFCLSPDEVRRELPDVRMSHIATYAMGESEYCYPEAPHINTHKVSLEPYRHASRQIFAILRAEPGVVVGKAGIDEAYVDVTEAARRELAEVRAAAAGASLDPLEDVMEPSTRLIEDRRAEMEAWLSARGTSLAAVFDEPMRALVRGECGAELEGSRAFCVGADDAAYAERCLLLCAASRVVHRLRQRIYAELHYDCSAGIAHNRVLAKCISATHKPNQQTLLLPDRSASALFELPLSGLRGFGGKLGAAVSAVCGGVTECREAWLVPLAQLRKLDGTCDAGDGEDAEGDREGHVDEASAACRGDTKVDNGGGGEDGMVAQSRTGVYAFYRLRGLGSDTVADPALPRGMKASKIFHPACSSWSAAQLWMAPLAGELWHRLSEYESCYHKEGRSLVLVLRAYVTPEQARRGQHTRSYRAQVPLPTNVRDASEIAGMGLREFVKLMREVTTRGKEGERRPGSPAPLPSQHIPTNPPSEAPDAPTGIAVPSSGVLTMPPLHVIELSIIGLRLRPLQATEGGNDGITGHADGGTLASSQRSLTDMFSALSASAAGSVRTAVPGGGSPRKRHRNGTRDGEVAHGRGRGVVVEIDDSDEDENVSDDCVDFDVHLGEATEGKRSDTPSHRGQSAGPAGASSPPLMRTLDDLFCRATAAPSASAAETASVPTRAVRQVTTVCVEEDNAVVWVPQQSCVSFTEVSSEEDEAIS
- a CDS encoding putative DNA polymerase eta; translated protein: MALLPTSLPGADPMRCIAHMDMDCFYAQVEAVRLGVDCRVTPLVLSQWGSLIAVNYPARARGVRRFSNVSEAQALCPGLIVALSPSYRMGEAVSQYHPHPVQDSYKLSLEPYRHASRQIFSILAATPGVQVEKGSVDEAYVDVTEAARRELAEVRAAAAGASLDPLEDVMEPSTRLIEDRRAEMEAWLSARGTSLAAVFDEPMRALVRGECGAELEGSRAFCVGADDAAYAERCLLLCAASRVVHRLRQRIYAELHYDCSAGIAHNRVLAKCISATHKPNQQTLLLPDRSASALFELPLSGLRGFGGKLGAAVSAVCGGVTECREAWLVPLAQLRKLDGTCDVGDGEDAEGDREGRKRRPIARKRGRAASASLERDLQGLVAHTTSLYVFYRLRGLAEDTILNRPLSKTIIASKNFGRITTSVEMVRRWIIVLTSELCSRYEEFTALYQIRGRSFNIKLGNDGFRSTGGLSSHTVALPEAMQPDILAAVAMREVQAVFRNKPGAAADSVTLTIGGFVSDGTGATGSVAPLAATPGNRTSAGQRLAARGHLRQQTLLASFLAASAADGGAAGAMHQRSGGNVAEVLSSDGSGLDDSDSNGSVHIEDDAVILSLSSHSMSSNSGDMSTVVLIDRTPPLPERDVVPETRCVAKVRALDVCKSSPCEAAGAASPPQTPHLCSPLPAGKAATEESQGESRDATEYHEEHQRHLGGHHHIVPQPPRSALALPFLTAPPSSPAPANTVEVVEDNGGVEGDDGVTIID
- a CDS encoding putative phosphoglucomutase, with translation MEVTTTAYKDQKPGTSGLRKKVTVFQQPNYTANFVQSTFNALHRQGAVPDVLVVGGDGRYYTSEAVQVILKVSAANGVRCVWVGQHGLLSTPAVSTMVRRRRDADGRKATGAFILTASHNPGGPDADFGIKYNSENGGPAPEKLTSQIYEETVKITHIKMAPTLPEVDIHTLGTYTFDDYNFQVEVVDSLADYAAYMQEVFDFEAIRALVQRLDFKVHVDSLHGVSGPYVDRIFHEGLGVPKTSLFRTNVLPDFGGCHPDPNLTYAADLVHVMGLLPDGNANPAMKHISTVPSFGVAFDGDADRNMILGCRFFVNPSDSLAVLAANADCVPFFTQSSSSGLKAVARSMPTSGAVDRVAAAHDFALFEVPTGWKFFGNLMDSKDLYGGKDFNPLLCGEESFGTGSNHIREKDGIWASLFWLSVIAKRNAPGTPLVGVQQIVEEHWATYGRNYYSRYDYEDVSAEAAKAVMDTVENTVVDDVPNLNGVACKTIDNFSYTDPIDGSVSTKQGVRVLFEDGSRFVLRLSGTGSSGATIRLYLEQYMDSATVKSHLAEKTLPTASTALKALIGVALQVSKMESLTGRKTPTVIT